From one Portunus trituberculatus isolate SZX2019 chromosome 8, ASM1759143v1, whole genome shotgun sequence genomic stretch:
- the LOC123499083 gene encoding programmed cell death protein 10-like: MTMGDHAPNAPVASLVYPVLIRPILGQIERENVASSQTLRAALSRVEAAYPGFTYELVMGLVRKADLSVNMNESVLRLQGSVNEADSSDYRVTRTEDAFQELNRKSANLKRILSRIPDEITDRKTFLETIKEIASAIKKLLDAVTEVSQFIPGMQGKQALEHRKRDFVKHSKKFSNTLKEYFKEGQANAVFVSATFLIHQTNLIMLTVKDKCE; this comes from the exons ATGACCATGGGAGACCACGCACCTAACGCACCCGTGGCCTCGCTCGTCTATCCGGTGCTTATTCGCCCTATATTGGGACAG attgagagagagaatgtagcatCGAGCCAGACCCTCCGCGCTGCCCTGAGTCGAGTGGAGGCAGCCTACCCTGGCTTCACCTATGAGCTGGTGATGGGGCTGGTTCGCAAGGCTGACCTCTCCGTTAATATGAATGAGTCGGTTCTGAGGCTCCAGGGCTCCGTCAATGAGGCCGATT ccagcgACTACCGGGTGACACGCACTGAGGACGCTTTCCAGGAGCTGAACCGGAAGAGTGCCAACCTGAAGCGTATCCTCTCTCGCATTCCGGACGAGATTACCGACCGCAAGACCTTCCTGGAGACTATCAA GGAGATAGCAAGCGCCATTAAGAAGCTTTTGGACGCAGTGACAGAAGTATCCCAGTTCATCCCAGGCATGCAAGGAAAACAAGCCCTGGAGCATCGCAAGAGGGATTTTGTGAAGCATAGCAAGAAATTTAGCAACACACTCAAGGAATACTTCAAAGAGGGCCA GGCTAATGCAGTGTTTGTGAGTGCCACCTTCCTTATCCACCAGACCAACCTTATCATGCTCACAGTGAAGGACAAGTGTGAGTGA